The proteins below come from a single Lineus longissimus chromosome 5, tnLinLong1.2, whole genome shotgun sequence genomic window:
- the LOC135488813 gene encoding neuronal acetylcholine receptor subunit alpha-7-like — translation MDTFCTLRNLAVCLCFLAGPSFGQVLVSTEQKLTKKLFTDSNYDKEIFPSKTANDTLKVSLGLAVISLIDVDEKNQALVVNGWVRMKWNDYRLRWDPAAYDGISLLRVSDQRVWRPDIFLYNNAKSAYTYADQQVNVIVYSDGHIIWIPPKQIMSHCAMDMRKFPFDQHMCHLAFGSWSFDGNRLDLENFGKDYTIDLADFAPHDEWDIIRNTGARSDKFYACCEEPYPEITYNITISRKSSYYSQIFIGPAVVMTLLIPFIFLLPPESGEKVTLGVGIMICLVLMVLMMEGFLPSALSTAPIIAMYYTSSFILMGISVAFSVRTLGMYWHGSNSSPPALLSKVFVDGLGRCLCVKRDNYSGVSNDEGRGDSDIEVKSPKTGHGRKEWRLISIVVDRLLWIIFMVVAIIMTIALFV, via the exons GACCATCATTCGGACAAGTCTTAGTAAGCACTGAGCAAAAGTTGACCAAGAAGCTATTTACGGACAGCAACTATGACAAGGAAATTTTCCCCTCCAAGACGGCCAATGACACGCTAAAGGTTTCCCTTGGTTTGGCTGTAATCAGCTTGATCGATGTG GACGAAAAGAACCAGGCCCTGGTTGTCAACGGCTGGGTGAGAATG aaatggaatgattatcgCCTGCGATGGGACCCTGCCGCCTATGACGGCATCAGTTTACTCCGCGTCAGTGACCAGAGGGTTTGGCGGCCAGATATCTTCCTTTACAACAA TGCCAAATCTGCATACACTTATGCAGACCAACAAGTTAACGTCATTGTCTACAGCGATGGTCACATTATATGGATCCCTCCCAAACAGATCATGTCCCACTGTGCAATGGATATGAGAAAGTTTCCCTTCGATCAACACATGTGTCACCTCGCGTTTGGCTCTTGGTCGTTCGATGGTAATAGG CTGGACCTCGAAAACTTCGGAAAGGATTACACGATCGACCTGGCTGACTTCGCCCCTCACGACGAATGGGATATCATCCGGAATACAGGGGCAAGGAGTGACAAGTTCTACGCGTGTTGTGAAGAACCTTATCCAGAGATCACCTACAATATCACCATCTCGCGAAAATCATCGTACTACTCCCAGATCTTCATCGGGCCTGCTGTCGTTATGACCTTGCTCATACCGTTTATTTTCTTGCTGCCGCCGGAGTCGGGCGAGAAAGTCACTCTAG GTGTTGGTATTATGATCTGCCTCGTCCTGATGGTCCTGATGATGGAAGGATTCCTGCCATCCGCACTCTCCACGGCACCGATcattg CCATGTATTACACGTCCAGCTTCATCCTTATGGGAATCTCTGTGGCATTCTCCGTGAGGACCTTAGGAATGTACTGGCATGGCTCGAACTCATCTCCACCAGCACTGCTATCAAAG GTATTCGTTGATGGCCTGGGCCGCTGCCTCTGCGTGAAGAGGGATAACTACTCGGGCGTTTCCAACGATGAGGGCCGAGGGGATTCGGACATTGAGGTGAAGTCACCTAAGACCGGTCACGGCCGCAAGGAGTGGAGGCTCATCTCCATTGTGGTGGATCGACTCCTTTGGATCATATTCATGGTGGTCGCAATTATTATGACCATTGCCTTATTTGTCTAG